The following is a genomic window from Hymenobacter monticola.
GCGGGGCCACGGGCACGGCATCGAGCTGGCGCGGGGCGGGCGCCGGGCGCGGCCTGGGGGCGGTGGGCACGGCCGGCGGCGCGCCCAGCTGGCGCGGGCCATCGTCTTGCGCATGGGCCGCCGGCCCACCAAGCAGCACCACGGCCAACGCCGAAAAAGCAACGGGAATTCTCATAACTAAGGCAGTAGAAACGGCACGGAGCCCAGACAAGGTAGCAAGGGCCGGCAAATATGTTGAGCCCGGCCCGCAGGGTCTGCTCTTCCGCGGCTCCTCGAAAAATGAAACCACCGGAAGTTGCTACAAATTCAACGCGCCTTGGTGAAGGCCAGGTGAAAGGCTGGGTGCCGCCGCGGCCTTAGTTCAGCAGCTTCTCCAGCAGGCTTAGGCTGTCGGAGAGGTCGGTGCCGGTTTCAAAGTCCAGGGGCTTGAGAATGTAGCCGCTGATGCCCAGCTCCTCGGTGTTCAGCCGGTCCACGTCCATGCTCGACGTGGTGGTGATGAACACCGGAATGTGCTGAAAATCGGGGTTGGCACGCAGCTCGGTCAGGAATTCGACGCCGTTCATGCGCGGCATGTTCAAGTCGAGCAAAATGACTTCGGGCAGCGGGCGCAGGGCCTCGGTGCCGTTGCGGCCCAGCAGCAGGTCGAGGGCTTCTTCGCCGTTGAACGCGGTGTGCAGCTGGTGCGGCACGTTGAATTTGGCGAAGGACTTCTCCGCCGTCATGGTATCAAAAAGGTCGTCTTCGACGAGTAAAACAGAACGCATAATCTACAAGTAATAAGGAGCCCGCCAGCTCAAAAGCGGGCCCTGCATAAGGGTAATACGGGTCAGACAGGTTCCCGCGGGGCGAAGTTTACTTCGGCCACGTAAAGATAAAACCGGCGCCCTGGCCCGGTGCCGACTCCACGCGAATCGAGCCCTTGTGCTCGTCAATAATTTTCTGCACAATGCTCAGGCCGATGCCCGTGCTTTCGGCCGTGTGCCGGTCGCGCAGGGTCTGGAACAAGAGAAAAATCTTCTGGTGATATTCCGGCGCAATGCCCGGTCCGTCGTCCTGCACCCGGAATTCGTAGCAGCGGCCAATGTCGCGGCAGGTTATGTCGAGGCGGCCGGCGCCGCGGTGGTGGTACTTCACGGCGTTCGAAAGCAGGTTGGTAAATACCTGCTGCAGGCCCAGGCGGTCGGTGACCAGCGTGGGCATGTCGGGGCCGATGCGCAGCGTGAAGTTGGGCGGCACCACCAGCTCGGCCACTTCGCCCAGCAGCTGCGCCACGTCCACGGGGGCGGGCGGCTGGGCCGTGCGGCCCACGCGGGCGTAGGCCAGCAGGCCGTTTATCAGGTCTTCGAGGCGGCTGAGGCGGCCCTTCATCTGGTCGAGGTAGGTGCGCAGCTGGGGCGAGATTTCGGCTGATAGTTCGTCCTCAATCCATTTCACAATGGTGGTTACGCCCCGCAAGGGCGCCTTCAAGTCGTGCGAGGCCACGTAAGCAAATTGGTCGAGCTCTTGGTTGCGCTTTTCGAGGGCACTGAAGCTTTCGTCCAGCGTCTGGGTCATGCGGTTGAGCGAGGCGGCCAGGCTGCCGAGGTTATCAGTACCCGAATCGGTGATTTTAACGGTGTAGTCGCCCTGCACCACCTGCTCGGCCAGGCCCCGAATCTGGGCAATGCGCCGGCTCACTTCGGCGTTCACGCTGGCCAGCTC
Proteins encoded in this region:
- a CDS encoding sensor histidine kinase, coding for MKSKVDPKIIIGLALAVGVLLLTAAASFWSIRGLKVQTERVQHTYQVLQEAEAITAVLKDAQAGTRGYLLTGDTVYLTPYSVASNQLPKALERMVALTVDNPAQRARLDSLQALVEQEFRILRPLTEIKTSMSRSAMQTLLDTDRQTLKQVRMLYARIRRNELALLAQRTELQDVFEKATPIVVLVSAVLAVVIVVWLVLKIVRELADNRRLQGELASVNAEVSRRIAQIRGLAEQVVQGDYTVKITDSGTDNLGSLAASLNRMTQTLDESFSALEKRNQELDQFAYVASHDLKAPLRGVTTIVKWIEDELSAEISPQLRTYLDQMKGRLSRLEDLINGLLAYARVGRTAQPPAPVDVAQLLGEVAELVVPPNFTLRIGPDMPTLVTDRLGLQQVFTNLLSNAVKYHHRGAGRLDITCRDIGRCYEFRVQDDGPGIAPEYHQKIFLLFQTLRDRHTAESTGIGLSIVQKIIDEHKGSIRVESAPGQGAGFIFTWPK
- a CDS encoding response regulator, which produces MRSVLLVEDDLFDTMTAEKSFAKFNVPHQLHTAFNGEEALDLLLGRNGTEALRPLPEVILLDLNMPRMNGVEFLTELRANPDFQHIPVFITTTSSMDVDRLNTEELGISGYILKPLDFETGTDLSDSLSLLEKLLN